One genomic region from Thermomicrobium sp. 4228-Ro encodes:
- a CDS encoding phosphatase PAP2 family protein, with translation MVGVKRVITHDGSLSRSRAAILEFSLMASLFVLYYVTRGVAAGRAYDAFQNAFLVMRIEQALGLAAERAVQNLVLAYPLLLTLLNGVYTYTHLAAVLLFGIWAFFRVPDRYGEVRATFLAILAVGLTCYALFPLAPPRFFPWRGFVDTLAISRGVNYDHPGIASLYNPFAAMPSLHVAFAVFVCIGLLRLSKQRVLHLIGIVYAALMTIAVIGTGNHYVLDCIAGTTLAIVAWSLVPRLLPRLTEWSLPPVPVRVVVRHR, from the coding sequence ATGGTTGGTGTGAAACGTGTCATTACCCACGATGGTTCGCTCTCCCGTTCCCGCGCGGCGATCCTCGAGTTCAGCCTGATGGCATCGCTGTTCGTGCTTTATTATGTCACGCGTGGTGTCGCTGCCGGTCGGGCGTACGACGCCTTTCAGAATGCATTCCTCGTCATGCGCATCGAACAGGCCCTGGGTCTCGCAGCCGAGCGTGCGGTGCAGAATCTCGTACTAGCGTATCCGCTTTTGCTGACGCTCCTGAATGGCGTGTATACCTACACGCATCTCGCGGCCGTACTGCTGTTCGGTATTTGGGCGTTTTTCCGCGTCCCCGATCGATACGGTGAAGTGCGCGCGACGTTTCTCGCTATCCTCGCTGTCGGGTTGACCTGTTATGCCCTGTTCCCGCTGGCACCACCCCGTTTTTTCCCGTGGCGCGGCTTCGTCGATACGCTCGCGATCTCACGCGGTGTCAATTACGATCACCCAGGGATTGCGAGCCTCTACAACCCGTTCGCCGCTATGCCGAGTTTGCATGTCGCGTTCGCTGTGTTCGTCTGTATCGGCCTCCTGCGGCTCTCCAAACAGCGTGTCCTGCACCTCATCGGTATCGTCTATGCAGCGCTGATGACGATTGCGGTCATCGGTACCGGTAACCATTACGTCCTCGATTGCATTGCAGGTACGACACTCGCTATCGTGGCATGGTCACTCGTGCCGCGTCTCTTGCCTCGCCTGACCGAATGGTCGCTGCCACCCGTGCCCGTGCGTGTAGTCGTGCGGCACCGCTGA